One stretch of Caloenas nicobarica isolate bCalNic1 chromosome 4, bCalNic1.hap1, whole genome shotgun sequence DNA includes these proteins:
- the LOC135988731 gene encoding zinc finger matrin-type protein 1-like: MADPRALQKLSAEKPLLPSNAEESSSSSSTRPKLNDSDKYCKFCSAPFNNSFMAQQHYIGKKHRRNEARKKLLKELGDKAIPAGSSTNDSFLSALGVRYYLCSVCDIVLTSVELYQSHMQGNKHQTNLCRERKLVNLTSKSNKTYDFSQDDFTDYIEFRNTRRLEPSRYLGDAEQEEVKDENTEGRGDHGEVISSHFKCEQCQNSSLFSETQPPTTTGENKSTSWPSAGEHAPEKTLNCCYDKGYFKEEQVSEVATIRDKSFSLSVAESKDCYKPTLAETSTSSYIKDQKFHIKPCEEEKYISEKLKSKKQDAKLKRKKNSEGEDFRKENEKQKRIKLEIDLLNEKKSRPYKDIRLKEKPPEKESKNYGKDKKKPQPDVKREEELLWD, encoded by the exons CTTTACAGAAGCTATCGGCTGAGAAACCCTTGCTGCCTTCAAATGCTGAGGAGTCTTCATCATCCTCCAGCACAAGGCCAAAGTTAAATGACTCAGACAAGTACTGCAAGTTCTGTTCTGCCCCCTTCAATAATTCATTTATGGCACAGCAGCATTATATTGgtaagaaacacagaagaaatgaagCACGGAAAAAGTTATTGAAGGAGCTGGGAGACAAAGCTATCCCTGCAGGATCCAGCACAAACG ATTCCTTTCTTTCAGCGCTTGGGGTTCGTTATTacctgtgctctgtgtgtgaCATCGTACTTACTTCTGTGGAATTGTACCAGTCCCACATGCAAGGAAATAAACACCAGA CCAATTTATGCAGAGAAAGAAAGCTTGTCAACCTGACGagtaaatcaaacaaaacataCGACTTCTCTCAAGATGACTTTACGGATTACATTGAATTTAGGAACACTAGACGTCTAGAGCCAAGCAGGTATTTAGGAGACGCAGAGCAGGAAGAGGTTAAAGatgaaaacactgaaggaaGAGGTGACCATGGTGAGGTTATATCTTCACACTTCAAATGTGAACAATGTCAGAATTCCAGCCTTTTCTCAGAAACCCAGCCACCTACAACTACTGGGGAAAATAAATCAACGAGCTGGCCATCAGCTGGTGAGCATGCACCAGAAAAGACACTGAACTGTTGCTATGACAAGGGATACTTTAAAGAAGAGCAAGTGTCCGAGGTGGCCACCATCAGAGATAAGAGCTTCAGCCTATCGGTTGCAGAATCTAAAGACTGCTACAAACCCACTCTTGCTGAAACTTCTACCAGCTCTTACATAAAGGATCAGAAATTTCACATAAAACCTTGCGAGGAGGAAAAATACATCAGTGAAAAGCTGAAATCTAAGAAGCAAGACgcaaagctgaaaagaaagaaaaatagcgAGGGTGaagatttcagaaaagaaaatgagaagcaaaagAGAATTAAACTTGAGATAGACTTGCTAAATGAGAAGAAATCAAGACCATACAAAGACATACGACTTAAAGAAAAGCCTCCtgagaaagagagcaaaaattatggaaaggataaaaagaagcCACAGCCAGATGTTAAAAGGGAAGAGGAGCTACTTTGGGATTAA